In Niallia sp. FSL W8-0635, one genomic interval encodes:
- a CDS encoding DUF1444 domain-containing protein — MTSKKMKDMLKQRINNEDRTFTFDSKKDQVRIESKQTGKGVTVSLPEIIAKWETQKEKAVDEIVYYIEHGLGAIEKDSKIEGKEKKIFPVIRSTSFPLQSNEEIPFITDEHTAETRIYYALDMGNTYRLIDEKLMEKEKWTPTSMKEMALFNVRSLSTNVKADNVAGNVFYFLNSNDGYDASRILNEAFLKEMNEKLEGTMTVAVPHQDVLIIGDIQNETGYDILAQMTMSFFASGRVPITALSFLYEDGELEPIFILGKNKKREK; from the coding sequence ATGACAAGTAAAAAAATGAAGGACATGCTTAAACAACGAATAAATAATGAGGATCGAACTTTTACTTTTGATAGTAAAAAAGATCAAGTACGCATAGAAAGTAAACAAACAGGCAAAGGAGTCACTGTTTCCTTACCTGAAATAATTGCAAAATGGGAAACACAAAAAGAGAAAGCTGTAGATGAGATTGTTTATTATATAGAGCATGGATTAGGAGCAATTGAAAAAGATAGCAAAATAGAAGGGAAAGAGAAAAAAATATTTCCTGTTATCCGTTCTACCTCTTTTCCACTACAGTCAAATGAGGAAATTCCATTTATAACAGATGAGCATACGGCAGAAACAAGAATATACTATGCGTTGGATATGGGAAATACGTACCGTCTTATTGACGAGAAATTGATGGAAAAGGAAAAATGGACACCGACATCTATGAAAGAAATGGCGCTTTTCAATGTAAGATCATTATCCACTAATGTAAAGGCGGATAATGTTGCAGGGAATGTTTTCTATTTTTTAAATAGCAATGATGGCTACGATGCCAGTAGAATATTAAACGAAGCCTTTCTAAAAGAAATGAATGAAAAGCTTGAAGGAACGATGACGGTTGCTGTCCCACATCAGGATGTACTTATTATTGGTGATATTCAAAATGAAACAGGATATGATATCCTTGCACAAATGACGATGAGCTTTTTCGCAAGTGGTAGAGTTCCAATTACGGCATTATCTTTTCTTTACGAAGATGGGGAATTAGAACCAATCTTTATTTTAGGGAAAAATAAAAAAAGAGAAAAATAA
- a CDS encoding thioredoxin family protein, whose amino-acid sequence MKDLQTVEEFTELKNSQEKHIFLFSAEWCGDCRFIEPFMPEVEAKYNNYTFIHVDRDKFIDTCIELDVFGIPSFVAFEGGKELGRFVSKDRKTQEEIEKFIESL is encoded by the coding sequence ATGAAAGATTTACAAACAGTAGAGGAATTTACAGAGCTAAAAAATAGTCAAGAAAAGCATATTTTCCTTTTTTCAGCTGAATGGTGTGGAGACTGTCGATTTATTGAGCCATTTATGCCTGAAGTAGAAGCTAAATATAATAACTATACATTTATTCATGTTGATAGAGATAAATTCATTGATACATGTATTGAATTAGATGTATTTGGTATTCCGAGTTTTGTTGCCTTTGAAGGCGGTAAAGAGCTAGGTAGATTTGTAAGCAAGGATCGAAAAACACAAGAAGAAATTGAAAAATTTATTGAATCTTTGTAA
- a CDS encoding DUF84 family protein — MKVCIGTNNKAKVNAVKNCLGNDIQIEYAMFNVSSGVSDQPFSDEETITGAINRAKAALQEGDGDLGIGLEGGVHQTNDILFLNNWGALVLKDGTTFIASGARIPLPKEIETKLVAGKELGPVMDEYAKKENVRHNEGAIGIFTNGRINRTIMFQHVVELLLGQMEFQQSN; from the coding sequence ATGAAAGTTTGTATTGGTACAAATAATAAGGCTAAAGTAAATGCCGTCAAAAATTGTCTAGGCAACGATATACAGATAGAATATGCTATGTTCAACGTTAGCTCTGGAGTAAGTGATCAGCCATTTTCAGATGAAGAAACTATTACAGGTGCAATTAATCGAGCTAAAGCAGCTCTACAAGAGGGAGATGGAGATCTAGGAATCGGATTGGAAGGAGGAGTACATCAAACAAATGATATACTTTTTTTGAATAATTGGGGTGCACTTGTGTTAAAGGATGGAACAACTTTCATAGCAAGTGGAGCAAGAATACCATTGCCAAAAGAAATTGAAACAAAATTAGTTGCAGGGAAAGAATTAGGACCTGTGATGGATGAGTATGCCAAAAAAGAAAATGTTCGTCATAACGAAGGAGCAATAGGGATATTTACAAATGGCAGAATAAATAGAACGATAATGTTTCAACATGTAGTCGAATTACTTTTAGGACAAATGGAATTTCAGCAATCCAATTAA
- a CDS encoding M42 family metallopeptidase — MEQQTLDMFRTLTELPGVAGNEHQVRKFMKEQLSLYTNEIVQDNLGSIFGVKRGNEAGPTVMVAGHMDEVGFMVTSITDNGMIRFQPIGGWWSQVLLAQRVQIITNNGPVTGVIGSIPPHLLDEALRSKPMDIKNMLIDIGADDKEDAVKIGIKPGQMIVPICPFTPLANEKKIMAKAWDNRYGCGLAIELLKNLQGEETPNFLYSGATVQEEVGLRGARTAANMIKPDVFYALDASPANDASGDKNQFGQLGKGALLRIYDRTMVMHRGMREFILDTAESNNIAYQYFISPGGTDAGQVHISNQGVPSAVIGICSRYIHTSASIIHVDDYAAAKELLIKLVKTTDNTTIETLRANQ, encoded by the coding sequence ATGGAACAACAAACATTAGATATGTTTCGAACTTTAACAGAACTTCCAGGTGTAGCTGGAAATGAACATCAAGTTCGAAAGTTTATGAAAGAACAATTAAGTCTATATACAAATGAGATTGTGCAAGATAATCTTGGCAGTATTTTTGGTGTGAAAAGAGGAAATGAAGCTGGTCCAACTGTAATGGTTGCAGGACATATGGATGAAGTTGGTTTTATGGTAACATCCATCACAGATAACGGAATGATTCGTTTTCAGCCAATTGGTGGATGGTGGAGTCAAGTGCTTTTAGCACAAAGGGTACAGATTATAACGAATAATGGTCCTGTTACAGGCGTTATCGGTTCTATCCCTCCACATCTATTGGATGAAGCATTAAGAAGTAAACCAATGGATATAAAAAATATGCTTATTGATATTGGTGCTGATGATAAAGAAGATGCAGTGAAAATTGGAATTAAGCCTGGTCAAATGATTGTCCCGATTTGTCCATTTACTCCACTTGCAAATGAAAAGAAGATTATGGCAAAAGCGTGGGATAATCGTTACGGTTGTGGATTAGCAATTGAACTATTGAAGAATCTTCAAGGAGAAGAGACTCCTAATTTTTTATATTCTGGAGCTACCGTACAAGAGGAAGTTGGCCTTAGAGGGGCTAGAACAGCAGCTAATATGATTAAGCCAGATGTTTTTTATGCGTTAGATGCGAGTCCAGCAAATGATGCATCTGGGGATAAAAATCAATTTGGACAGCTTGGTAAGGGAGCGTTACTACGTATTTATGACCGCACTATGGTGATGCATAGAGGAATGAGAGAATTTATTTTAGATACTGCTGAGTCTAATAATATTGCGTATCAGTATTTTATTTCTCCTGGTGGAACCGATGCGGGACAAGTTCATATTTCTAATCAAGGGGTTCCTAGTGCTGTTATTGGCATTTGTTCTCGCTATATTCATACAAGTGCTTCTATCATTCATGTCGATGATTATGCAGCTGCAAAGGAATTGCTTATTAAATTAGTGAAAACGACAGATAATACAACAATTGAAACATTGCGTGCTAATCAATAA
- a CDS encoding PepSY domain-containing protein: protein MNWKHLIGGVVVGVAASYIAKEAIIKNSGLSSNEVLQIAKAAFKEKGPINGSWIQMEKETLHTLEASFTVYRGGITRMNGDKQEVYEFVSNSETGNILDVNQLA, encoded by the coding sequence ATGAATTGGAAACATTTAATCGGTGGCGTTGTTGTAGGAGTGGCTGCAAGCTACATAGCAAAGGAAGCCATTATTAAAAACAGTGGTCTTTCAAGCAACGAGGTTTTACAAATAGCAAAAGCGGCCTTTAAAGAAAAAGGTCCTATTAACGGTTCCTGGATTCAAATGGAGAAAGAAACACTTCACACTCTTGAAGCTTCTTTCACTGTTTATAGAGGTGGTATTACTCGAATGAACGGAGACAAGCAAGAAGTATATGAATTTGTTTCAAATAGCGAAACAGGGAATATTCTTGATGTTAATCAATTAGCTTGA
- the trmB gene encoding tRNA (guanosine(46)-N7)-methyltransferase TrmB, whose translation MRLRHKPWAKDKLSAYPQYVIQNPEDWKGKWDQAFSQNGPIHIEIGTGKGRFITEMAKANPSINYIGVELQESVIVSALDRLIEAEVPNLKLMNMNAEKLTEYFEKGEINRVYLNFSDPWPKTRHEKRRLTYKTFLASYESVLGNEGEIHFKTDNQGLFEYSLKSFSEYGMLLKYVSLDLHNSDYEGNIMTEYEEKFSNRGNRIYRCEVQFR comes from the coding sequence ATGCGATTAAGACATAAACCATGGGCAAAAGATAAATTAAGCGCATATCCGCAATATGTTATCCAGAACCCAGAAGATTGGAAAGGAAAATGGGACCAGGCTTTTAGTCAAAATGGTCCGATTCATATTGAAATTGGTACAGGGAAAGGCCGATTTATTACAGAAATGGCGAAAGCAAATCCGTCTATTAATTATATTGGTGTAGAATTACAAGAAAGCGTGATTGTTTCTGCATTAGATCGCTTAATTGAGGCAGAGGTTCCAAACTTAAAGTTAATGAATATGAATGCCGAAAAACTAACGGAGTATTTTGAAAAAGGAGAAATTAACCGAGTATATTTAAATTTCTCTGATCCATGGCCAAAAACAAGACATGAAAAACGTCGCCTTACGTATAAGACGTTCTTAGCTTCCTATGAGTCTGTGTTGGGAAATGAAGGAGAAATTCATTTTAAAACAGATAATCAAGGATTATTTGAATATTCCTTAAAGAGTTTTTCTGAATATGGAATGCTTTTAAAATATGTAAGTCTTGATTTGCATAATAGTGATTATGAAGGTAATATCATGACCGAGTATGAGGAAAAATTTTCTAATAGAGGAAATAGAATTTATCGTTGTGAAGTTCAATTTAGATAA
- a CDS encoding YtzH-like family protein: MPINHEHQLALLADILSNQQTDCCGSVAECEQIERLITSLRTNDQIDQNILPILEEIHRYSEQGVNASNLDTHIHSHQDQLSQWVDGINNLS, encoded by the coding sequence ATGCCTATAAATCATGAGCATCAACTAGCTTTATTAGCCGATATTCTCAGTAATCAACAAACGGACTGCTGTGGCTCTGTAGCAGAATGTGAGCAAATAGAGAGATTGATTACTTCCTTAAGAACCAATGATCAAATTGATCAAAATATCCTTCCAATATTAGAGGAAATACACCGTTACAGTGAACAAGGTGTTAATGCCTCAAATTTAGACACTCATATCCATTCACATCAAGATCAATTGTCTCAATGGGTAGATGGCATTAACAATTTATCATAA
- a CDS encoding phosphotransferase family protein, giving the protein MEHLLGQDWEITPAGGETGEAFFAQNNGQKLFLKRNSSPFLAVLSAEGIVPKLVWTKRFENGDVFTAQQWLIGREFGHSDMTDERVTMLLKKIHTSKPLLEMLKRLGKTSFHPDMILSVIKAEIDDELKENEDIIRYIKFLEENLPFIKTTEHVVCHCDVNHNNWLLSEDNQLYLIDWDGAMIADPAIDLGMLLYWYIPKKDWNNWLHTYGYELTDHLSLRMKWYVIAQTINSIRWYKKKGRFSEMEKWMQFLHDID; this is encoded by the coding sequence TTGGAACATTTATTAGGGCAAGATTGGGAAATAACCCCTGCAGGTGGAGAAACAGGCGAAGCCTTTTTTGCACAAAATAATGGACAGAAGCTTTTTTTAAAGCGGAATTCTTCTCCGTTTTTAGCTGTGCTATCTGCAGAAGGAATTGTCCCAAAACTTGTTTGGACAAAAAGATTTGAAAACGGAGATGTTTTTACTGCCCAGCAGTGGCTAATAGGTAGAGAGTTTGGGCATTCGGATATGACGGATGAAAGAGTAACGATGTTGCTTAAAAAAATTCATACCTCTAAGCCATTATTAGAGATGCTTAAAAGGCTAGGCAAAACATCTTTTCATCCTGATATGATATTGTCAGTCATAAAAGCAGAAATAGACGATGAATTAAAAGAAAACGAGGATATCATTCGGTATATAAAATTTTTAGAAGAAAATCTTCCGTTTATAAAGACAACAGAACATGTTGTATGCCATTGTGATGTTAATCATAACAACTGGCTGCTTTCAGAAGACAACCAGTTGTATCTCATTGACTGGGATGGAGCAATGATTGCAGACCCAGCCATTGATTTAGGAATGCTACTTTATTGGTATATTCCAAAGAAAGACTGGAATAATTGGTTACACACGTATGGCTATGAACTTACAGATCATTTATCTTTAAGAATGAAATGGTATGTTATTGCTCAGACCATTAACTCCATCCGTTGGTACAAGAAAAAAGGTCGTTTTAGTGAAATGGAAAAATGGATGCAGTTTTTACATGATATTGATTAA
- the pulA gene encoding type I pullulanase: MLSIRRSFFAYLDEMSLITVLLPYSYFQGESSGFILKGDIHPINLVIESKEKMQHFVKYKCRLNERIQVGHKYEVEDGNKGVTDLQIGAVIRTPSFDEEFYYDGPLGVNYSPERSIFYLWAPTAQQVKLVLQNPDPTLEERRIVEMERMEKGVWKTTFPEDVEGYYYSYLVLFNLEWKEAIDPYAVAVSVNGETGVIVDLNKTKRQKPVLPVLEHAVDSVIYEAHIRDLTIHPDSGIQQKGKYLGVTELNTKTKRNELSGLSYIKDLGVTHIEFLPVHDFEEIDELEVLKKYNWGYNPSHYNVPEGSYSTDPIDPYVRINELKEMIHAVQEQGIRVILDVVYNHVYKKEDSSFEKIVPGYFFRYDKYGMPSNGTGVGNDIASERSMVRRFIVDSVRFWIEEYQIDGMRFDLMGILDCQTMNEIRAICDNVDKSIIIIGEGWDLATPLNQENKAIIANQQLLPGIGQFNDQFRDKLKGSTFQIYDRGYALGNKQYKDDIPELLAGSIGAYKENGMFLEPGQSVNYVESHDNHTLWDKIEICFTNESEELKVNKHRLATSLVLLSQGIPFLHSGQEFFRTKYGVENSYQSPDEINQLDWDRKDQFISNVQYIKGLISLRRKNKAFRLQSVEEIQKHLTINQQSNDVIQYILHDLKGLGEWETIIVFINVNDSAEEGFCKEDNWSILLEDDEVYQNNYPSIQGDRLTIKPSSITIIAK; this comes from the coding sequence TTGCTATCGATTAGAAGAAGTTTCTTTGCGTATTTAGATGAAATGTCATTAATAACTGTTCTACTTCCCTATTCGTATTTTCAAGGGGAATCTTCAGGATTTATACTCAAGGGAGATATACATCCTATTAATCTTGTGATTGAGTCGAAAGAAAAAATGCAGCATTTTGTTAAGTACAAATGCCGTTTAAATGAACGCATTCAAGTCGGTCACAAATATGAGGTGGAAGATGGAAATAAGGGAGTGACAGATCTGCAAATTGGTGCAGTTATTAGAACTCCTTCATTTGACGAGGAATTCTATTATGATGGCCCACTAGGCGTAAATTATTCACCCGAAAGAAGCATATTTTATCTTTGGGCACCGACTGCTCAACAAGTTAAATTAGTGCTTCAAAATCCAGATCCGACTCTCGAGGAACGGCGAATTGTTGAAATGGAAAGAATGGAAAAGGGGGTTTGGAAAACAACCTTTCCAGAAGATGTAGAAGGCTATTACTACAGCTATTTAGTTCTTTTTAACCTAGAATGGAAAGAAGCGATTGATCCATACGCTGTTGCTGTTTCTGTTAATGGAGAAACAGGAGTAATTGTTGATTTAAATAAGACGAAAAGACAGAAACCAGTCTTACCAGTGCTAGAGCATGCTGTAGACAGTGTGATCTATGAAGCACATATTAGGGATTTAACGATTCATCCTGATAGCGGAATTCAACAAAAGGGAAAATATTTAGGTGTGACGGAACTAAATACAAAAACGAAAAGAAATGAGTTATCGGGTCTTTCTTATATAAAAGATTTAGGCGTTACGCATATTGAGTTTCTTCCTGTTCATGATTTTGAGGAAATTGATGAATTAGAGGTACTGAAAAAATATAATTGGGGATATAATCCTTCCCATTATAATGTACCAGAGGGGAGTTACTCGACAGACCCCATTGATCCTTATGTAAGAATTAATGAACTAAAAGAAATGATTCATGCTGTTCAAGAGCAAGGCATCCGTGTCATATTAGATGTCGTATATAACCATGTGTATAAAAAAGAGGATTCATCCTTCGAGAAAATTGTTCCAGGTTATTTCTTCCGATATGACAAATATGGGATGCCGTCAAATGGAACGGGAGTAGGGAATGACATAGCCTCAGAAAGATCGATGGTTAGACGATTTATTGTTGATTCCGTTCGCTTTTGGATAGAAGAATATCAAATCGATGGAATGCGGTTTGATTTAATGGGAATTCTAGATTGCCAAACGATGAATGAAATTCGTGCCATATGTGACAATGTCGATAAGAGTATCATAATTATTGGGGAAGGGTGGGATTTAGCTACACCTTTAAACCAAGAAAATAAGGCGATTATAGCTAATCAGCAGCTTCTTCCAGGTATTGGTCAATTTAATGACCAATTTAGAGATAAATTAAAAGGAAGTACCTTTCAGATATATGACCGAGGATATGCACTAGGAAATAAGCAATATAAAGATGATATCCCTGAATTGTTAGCAGGGAGTATTGGTGCCTATAAGGAAAATGGTATGTTTCTTGAACCTGGTCAATCTGTTAATTATGTGGAATCTCATGATAATCATACGTTATGGGATAAGATTGAAATATGTTTTACAAATGAGTCAGAAGAGCTAAAGGTAAATAAACATCGACTAGCGACTTCTCTTGTCCTGCTGAGTCAAGGAATTCCTTTCTTACATTCAGGTCAAGAATTTTTTCGAACCAAATATGGTGTGGAAAATAGTTATCAATCTCCAGATGAAATTAACCAGTTAGATTGGGATAGGAAAGACCAATTTATAAGCAATGTTCAATATATAAAAGGATTGATTTCATTAAGAAGAAAGAACAAGGCCTTCCGATTACAATCAGTGGAAGAAATTCAAAAGCACCTAACAATCAATCAGCAATCGAATGATGTTATTCAATATATTTTACATGATTTAAAAGGACTTGGAGAATGGGAAACAATTATTGTATTTATAAATGTTAATGATTCTGCTGAAGAAGGATTTTGTAAGGAAGATAATTGGAGTATATTGTTGGAAGATGATGAGGTTTATCAGAACAATTATCCGTCTATTCAAGGAGATCGGCTAACCATTAAGCCAAGTAGTATTACAATCATTGCGAAGTAG
- a CDS encoding nuclease-related domain-containing protein produces the protein MAQLIKLQDYVSRYEQNIVLYPSRFVRLKKQKWLGLKKAFETKDRSLFYTENAIEEDWIMDKPSLFERVKNTILQRNKFEEAELEDVSEKVVLTEEDDLSFEYDAKQYSHPRTVDELKQQFLNQLFEFQLKWASSTLTEMSKVKKTLYYDDLLKYYLQRFPDTFLVLYQPLFQLKNAPVELDTIMITPTDVWCIHVLEAENSAVFVGSNEKFWTKKKGDKEKKILSPVLSINRTEKIVKSILDKYDITLPIQKVILTRNGYVDFPSAPFDLKIIEKRNYEEWFQKMRSHHSPIKAIQLKAAESLLHYGLTNSKRRYEWDTEES, from the coding sequence TTGGCGCAATTAATAAAATTGCAAGATTATGTTTCACGATATGAACAAAACATTGTCTTGTATCCATCACGATTTGTTCGTTTAAAGAAACAAAAGTGGCTAGGATTAAAAAAAGCATTTGAAACAAAGGATAGAAGTCTCTTTTACACGGAGAATGCAATAGAAGAAGATTGGATAATGGATAAACCATCTTTGTTTGAACGAGTTAAGAACACCATTTTGCAAAGAAACAAGTTTGAAGAAGCGGAATTGGAAGATGTAAGTGAAAAGGTTGTACTGACGGAAGAAGATGATTTGAGTTTTGAATATGATGCGAAACAATACAGCCATCCTCGAACTGTAGATGAATTAAAACAGCAATTCCTTAATCAATTATTTGAATTTCAGTTGAAATGGGCTAGTTCAACGCTGACGGAAATGTCAAAAGTGAAAAAAACACTGTATTATGATGATTTATTAAAATACTATTTACAAAGATTTCCGGATACTTTCTTAGTTCTTTATCAACCGTTGTTTCAACTGAAAAATGCACCCGTTGAATTAGATACCATTATGATTACTCCTACAGATGTCTGGTGTATCCATGTGTTAGAAGCAGAGAACTCAGCAGTCTTTGTTGGTTCAAATGAAAAATTTTGGACTAAAAAAAAGGGAGATAAGGAGAAGAAGATACTTAGTCCTGTCCTATCTATAAATAGAACTGAAAAAATTGTGAAGAGTATTTTAGATAAATATGATATTACATTACCTATTCAAAAAGTAATACTTACTCGAAATGGATATGTTGATTTTCCATCAGCGCCGTTTGATCTGAAAATAATAGAAAAAAGAAACTATGAGGAATGGTTTCAAAAAATGCGAAGTCATCATTCGCCAATTAAGGCTATTCAATTAAAAGCAGCTGAAAGCTTATTGCATTATGGTTTGACGAACTCCAAAAGAAGGTATGAATGGGATACAGAGGAATCATAA
- the thpR gene encoding RNA 2',3'-cyclic phosphodiesterase, with translation MNTKPHYFIGVKPDNHVISKIENSRKELQQRFSFKKWIHPLDYHITLAFLGSASDEKREKLQHLLDESFLASEDFKLHIDHLGVFGHQESPRIFWAGVEEEKKLFDLRNQVYHICSQADFQLETRPFHPHLTLARKWDAPSIFSEHLLKEFLFPEDLVFNVDGIHLFQTHMEKTPKYEIIKSYYFND, from the coding sequence ATGAATACAAAGCCCCATTATTTTATTGGTGTTAAGCCAGATAATCATGTTATTAGCAAAATAGAAAATAGCAGGAAAGAGTTACAGCAAAGGTTTTCCTTTAAAAAATGGATACATCCTTTAGATTACCATATTACTCTTGCATTTTTAGGGAGTGCTTCAGATGAAAAAAGGGAAAAGCTGCAACATCTGTTAGACGAATCGTTTTTAGCTAGTGAGGATTTTAAGCTACATATTGATCATTTAGGTGTTTTTGGTCATCAAGAGAGCCCAAGAATTTTTTGGGCAGGGGTGGAAGAGGAGAAAAAACTATTCGATCTCAGAAATCAAGTTTATCATATTTGTAGTCAGGCTGATTTTCAATTAGAAACGAGGCCATTTCATCCACATCTAACCTTAGCAAGAAAATGGGATGCTCCTAGTATATTTTCGGAGCATTTACTCAAAGAATTCCTTTTTCCGGAGGATTTGGTTTTTAATGTTGATGGTATCCATCTATTTCAGACCCATATGGAAAAAACACCTAAATATGAAATAATAAAAAGCTATTACTTTAATGATTAA
- the dat gene encoding D-amino-acid transaminase: MSTVLMNGEFIPREEAKVDIEDRGYQFGDGIYEVIRVYNGKMFMAKEHLERLSASSEKIGIAISYSISELTSLLEELIAKNSLSTGILYMQFTRGISPRNHGFPKEDVTPTFVAYTKIMQRPTDNLENGVSVITVEDIRWSRCDIKSLNLLGNVMAKQKAAEAGCYESIQYRELSVTEGSSSNIWIVNGEKIQTHEANQFILNGITRQKIIQLCKENGIEVEEKEFSIEDLIDADEVFLSSTTSEVTPITSVNNVPVKEGKVGEVTKKLQGMFVDAIIDECGQITN, translated from the coding sequence ATGAGTACGGTGTTAATGAATGGGGAGTTTATACCAAGAGAAGAAGCAAAAGTAGATATAGAAGATAGAGGATATCAGTTTGGCGATGGAATTTACGAAGTAATCCGCGTGTACAATGGTAAAATGTTTATGGCGAAAGAACATCTTGAGCGACTATCTGCAAGTAGCGAGAAAATAGGCATAGCTATTTCTTATTCCATCTCTGAGTTAACGAGTTTATTAGAAGAGTTAATTGCAAAGAATTCATTAAGCACCGGTATCCTTTATATGCAATTCACAAGAGGAATAAGTCCGAGAAACCATGGTTTTCCAAAAGAGGATGTTACACCGACTTTTGTGGCTTATACAAAAATAATGCAGAGACCAACAGACAATTTAGAAAATGGTGTGTCTGTCATTACAGTCGAAGATATTCGCTGGTCTAGATGTGATATTAAAAGTTTAAATTTACTTGGAAATGTAATGGCAAAACAAAAGGCAGCAGAGGCTGGCTGTTATGAGAGTATTCAGTATAGAGAGTTATCTGTAACAGAAGGTAGTTCCTCAAATATTTGGATTGTTAATGGGGAAAAGATACAAACACATGAAGCGAATCAATTCATATTAAATGGTATTACAAGACAAAAAATTATTCAATTATGTAAAGAAAATGGGATAGAAGTAGAAGAAAAAGAATTTTCTATTGAAGATTTAATTGATGCCGATGAAGTATTTTTATCCAGCACAACTTCTGAAGTAACGCCGATAACTTCTGTAAATAATGTCCCTGTAAAAGAAGGGAAAGTAGGAGAAGTAACAAAAAAATTACAAGGTATGTTTGTTGATGCAATCATTGATGAGTGTGGACAGATAACTAATTAA